The window AGCGACTGCAGCGCGGCGTAGGTGGTCCAGACGAACGGGCCGGTCGGGTCCAGCTTCTTGCCCTTCAGCGCGTCGACGATCGGCTGGTTGGCCGGCACCTGATCGTAGCGTTTCGGCAGGGTCACCAGCATGCCTTCAGAGGCGGCGCCGGCGATGTTGGACAGCGAAGAGTTGCCCACGCCTTCCGGCCCCATAAAGCGGGTGGTCAGGCCGGCCTGCTTGGCCTGGCGCAGGATCTGGCCCATTTCCGGGTAGTAACCGCCGAAATAGACGAAGTCGATATTTTCTTTCTTCAGGCGCGCCACCAGGGTGGAGAAGTCTTTATCGCCGGCGGTGATGCCCTCAAACATCGCCACTTCGGTACCCTGTTTTTTCAGGCTGTCGCGCACCGAGCGCGCCAGGCCTTCGCCGTATTGCTGCTTGTCGTGCACCACGGCGATGCGTTTCGGTTTGATTTCACTGAGGATGTATTTAGCGGCGGTCGGGCCCTGATCGGAATCCAGGCCGGTGGTGCGCATGATCATCTTGTAACCGCGGGTGGTCAGATCGGCGTTGGTGGCCGCCGGGGTAATCATGATCACCCCTTCATCTTCATAAATGTCGGATGCCGGCTGGGTGGATGAAGAACACAGGTGGCCGATCACGTAGCGGATGCCGTCGTTGATCACCTTGTTGGCGACCGCGACCGCCTGTTTCGGGTCACAGGCGTCGTCGTATTCCACGCCGACCAGCTTGTCGCCCTTGATGCCGCCTTTGGCGTTGATGTCGGCGATCGCCTGGCGCGCGCCGG is drawn from Serratia entomophila and contains these coding sequences:
- a CDS encoding branched-chain amino acid ABC transporter substrate-binding protein, yielding MKLTTGKALLAGCIAMAIGHSAMAKDIKVAIVGAMSGPVAQYGDMEFTGARQAIADINAKGGIKGDKLVGVEYDDACDPKQAVAVANKVINDGIRYVIGHLCSSSTQPASDIYEDEGVIMITPAATNADLTTRGYKMIMRTTGLDSDQGPTAAKYILSEIKPKRIAVVHDKQQYGEGLARSVRDSLKKQGTEVAMFEGITAGDKDFSTLVARLKKENIDFVYFGGYYPEMGQILRQAKQAGLTTRFMGPEGVGNSSLSNIAGAASEGMLVTLPKRYDQVPANQPIVDALKGKKLDPTGPFVWTTYAALQSLTTGMERSGSQEPADIVKDLKTGKPVETVMGPLSWDDKGDLKGFEFGVFEWHANGTSTPIK